The Fusibacter sp. A1 genome has a segment encoding these proteins:
- a CDS encoding DUF342 domain-containing protein: protein MDLFQNDYFRLYLDGINVFIAVVKVGYDLKSFTEVTEILPRLKLTNFGNLNRCITGEVAKPLIIGVYRDKIEIEITRDELEAFIKLNMTSEDCGRESAQLMTEMVEAVKARGITTGIVKEVFKPVPDLGKRILVAKGVEPVPGEDATVSYYRFSQKKPLMLSNGNVNHYELNLIDNVNVGEWLGEKTPATIGKAGTSVFGLPVPAKVGRDITLKYDHRTVACTTSEGGKSALYALKDGAVKMLEGKIMVDNHLKVDGDVDYTTGNIDFDGYVTITGVVKDGFSVVAENDITINGDMGVGAINVIQSKQGNIFIKGGVNGKNTARIIAGQNVYLKYVNEAKVTADNIINIGFYAMDSDLKAKKLIVSPEQGRIIGGKVEVKHQIITGTIGNRSERRTDISVTGFERGCVKDELEAALIKYNELHVKGNRLKKQLEIFEGNMERLDEKGLNTYKGMVITYEHLMDETRRLESNVEMLEEILKTRGDGEVRIHQNAFPKTCLVIKNLQKRIKDSLSGSFYVENNSLHFE from the coding sequence ATGGACTTATTTCAGAATGATTATTTCAGATTGTATTTGGATGGAATCAATGTCTTTATTGCAGTAGTTAAAGTGGGCTATGATTTAAAGTCCTTCACAGAGGTCACAGAAATTTTACCTAGACTGAAGCTGACTAATTTCGGAAACTTGAATCGATGTATCACAGGTGAGGTGGCTAAGCCACTGATCATCGGCGTATATAGGGATAAAATTGAAATTGAAATCACACGGGACGAACTTGAAGCCTTTATCAAGCTCAACATGACAAGCGAGGACTGCGGCCGTGAAAGCGCTCAGCTGATGACCGAGATGGTAGAAGCCGTAAAAGCTCGTGGAATCACAACCGGAATCGTAAAAGAAGTGTTCAAACCAGTACCCGACCTAGGAAAAAGGATACTGGTTGCAAAAGGGGTGGAGCCTGTTCCGGGTGAGGACGCGACGGTAAGCTATTACAGGTTTTCACAGAAGAAACCCCTGATGCTCAGCAACGGGAACGTCAACCACTACGAACTGAATCTGATTGATAATGTGAACGTTGGGGAATGGCTGGGTGAGAAAACACCCGCGACGATCGGAAAGGCGGGAACGAGTGTGTTCGGCCTTCCAGTTCCGGCAAAAGTCGGTAGAGACATCACATTAAAATACGACCACAGGACGGTTGCCTGCACAACAAGCGAGGGCGGAAAGTCTGCCTTATATGCGCTCAAAGATGGGGCGGTAAAAATGCTTGAAGGAAAAATCATGGTAGACAACCATCTTAAAGTGGATGGAGACGTCGATTATACGACAGGGAATATAGATTTTGACGGCTATGTGACGATCACAGGCGTAGTCAAAGATGGTTTCTCGGTGGTTGCTGAAAATGACATCACAATCAACGGCGATATGGGCGTCGGTGCGATCAATGTGATTCAATCAAAGCAAGGCAATATTTTTATCAAGGGTGGCGTCAACGGTAAAAACACCGCAAGAATCATTGCCGGACAAAATGTGTATCTGAAGTATGTCAATGAAGCGAAAGTGACTGCTGACAATATCATCAACATAGGCTTTTACGCGATGGACAGCGACCTGAAAGCAAAAAAACTAATCGTCAGTCCCGAACAAGGCCGTATCATCGGTGGAAAAGTCGAAGTCAAACATCAGATCATCACAGGAACAATCGGTAACCGGTCTGAAAGAAGAACTGACATATCCGTGACGGGGTTTGAAAGAGGATGCGTTAAGGATGAACTCGAAGCGGCGCTGATCAAATACAATGAACTACATGTAAAAGGCAACAGACTCAAAAAACAGCTTGAGATATTTGAAGGCAATATGGAACGACTGGACGAAAAGGGACTGAATACCTACAAGGGCATGGTAATCACCTATGAGCACCTTATGGATGAGACCAGGAGGCTTGAGAGCAATGTTGAGATGCTCGAAGAGATTTTAAAGACACGTGGAGACGGCGAGGTGAGAATTCATCAAAACGCGTTTCCAAAAACCTGCCTTGTGATTAAGAACCTGCAAAAGAGAATCAAAGATTCACTTTCTGGCAGCTTCTATGTCGAAAACAACAGTTTACACTTTGAGTAG
- a CDS encoding diacylglycerol kinase family protein produces MKYVFIINPKSGLTTIQKNVIKVVQRLLDSNHEVTVFETLVEGDAKRIAQHAPTCDLLIAVGGDGTVHEVVNGLMQNEIKTTLAIIPAGTVNDLASHFKLPTKENGIFNYLTDFKVVNVDVGLANGTYFTNVIAAGFISDIGFKVDRNRKKLFGKFAYYIEAVFDAIKSMKKANRFKITIGEHTVELDAYMFIAINSTHLGGLSYFAPHASCFDGFIDLFIIKKTGLIGGFILLFEMLLGRHIEDHNVIYFKVKSFEVDCKENLTVDIDGEKGDKLPYKISVLKGALSLATLND; encoded by the coding sequence ATGAAATACGTGTTTATTATAAATCCTAAGTCAGGTCTTACAACCATTCAAAAAAACGTTATCAAGGTCGTTCAACGCCTACTCGATAGTAATCATGAAGTGACCGTTTTTGAAACTCTTGTAGAAGGAGATGCCAAACGGATTGCACAGCATGCTCCGACGTGCGATCTGCTAATAGCGGTAGGCGGCGATGGGACGGTACATGAAGTGGTAAACGGTTTGATGCAAAACGAGATTAAGACAACACTCGCCATCATACCCGCAGGAACAGTAAACGATTTAGCGAGCCATTTTAAACTTCCTACAAAGGAAAATGGTATTTTCAACTATCTGACAGACTTCAAAGTTGTCAATGTGGATGTCGGCCTAGCCAATGGAACCTATTTTACGAATGTCATTGCAGCTGGATTCATCTCAGACATCGGTTTTAAGGTAGACCGAAACCGCAAGAAGCTCTTTGGTAAGTTCGCGTATTATATCGAAGCCGTTTTCGATGCCATCAAGTCCATGAAAAAAGCCAATCGCTTTAAAATCACAATTGGCGAGCACACAGTAGAATTGGATGCATATATGTTTATTGCCATCAACAGCACCCATCTTGGCGGGCTATCCTATTTTGCCCCTCATGCGTCATGTTTTGACGGCTTTATTGATTTGTTCATCATCAAGAAGACAGGACTTATCGGAGGTTTCATTCTTTTGTTTGAAATGCTCCTAGGACGTCATATAGAGGATCACAATGTTATCTATTTTAAAGTGAAATCCTTTGAAGTGGATTGCAAAGAGAATCTCACCGTCGATATCGACGGTGAAAAAGGGGATAAGCTGCCTTATAAGATATCTGTTTTAAAAGGAGCTTTAAGTTTAGCAACTTTAAATGACTAA
- a CDS encoding cytidyltransferase, which produces MYKEKAKVLYHDLLAIAGEIEFIRRHHMNKELVDYHLHKTAFKDAISSLVKDRDFSAKRLLSIVEELLVGLSKGKKPDDWMLYIYSHTLNKNFAEAVQIEFDLDFDGACELFIALFKCVNELQKKLDDGSFQSAYPFELLSGHEIDELESPEEYRRFVHLFEKNAIYEMMKLNYEIMGYTTLDHICGVHYLALRIARQLKSAGISIDLGRVSGAAAGHDIGKYGCKPEEGRRVAYLHYFYTGEWFDNRKMPYIRNVAVNHSTWDLELENLSVESLVLIYSDFCVKAPEEAHPFSMKFYSLKESFKVILNKLDNVDEAKEKRYKKVYAKLRDFEYYMLDLGVQLNIAGKMPTDLGEIKPRKMYALMYGADITKRFKELAIEHNIGMMNLFRDEASMNAILEHARSEEDLYKLRGYLSMLSEYYMYLTQKQKSTVLGFLFERLTHPEEDIRQECAEMMGEIIASYDEKHRKELPEDVDLSLFKQESILLLGEYFTKFLEADVATTPKHRGWIGNALGYFVESLLVNADKSNVINYTKVVLDYFEKYRKDEELHPYLLKVLKYLPIDRCKDSMQLYVMTLIYKMALQNSIKTRLEALDALRRIIRFINPSIIAKMNYNALFDQTDTSYPAVLEFMKSEIMATLTGSNVDNVPCVDDDPAHLYLSNLKTATPSVVKRLQIDMLVKLVKQGRIDAFYTALHFSNLLKVSAYQEVRQSAGNALVRIFDKISIEQKNDIVVELLRALEIEGYQFTKFIPIYLGKLLNRLSDVEHDEIINDFIEKMKVANPQTCTLVLDTASVGLVDQFKRSRETGGIDDRSIKKLFSVLFNGLVHYEQQVSQSAFNVIGSTLFGSTILTIEEKSRLYGIVAKKILTIITNVEDETDLMFMSNASALNHMYRFISDYMHEFGVLEINSPNKVAFFPGAFDPFSLAHKASACKIRNLGFEVYLAVDEFSWSKRTQPNMIRRNITKMSIADELDIYTFPRNFVVNIGNPVDLLELKEVFEPRDVHLVMGSDVLTHASAYKNEEVREVLLTLSHIIFERAQGMGNVKDEVRLEEVIKNIKGDVIRMSLDRDIENISSTQIRTFVDQNRDISDLTESLVQKYIYDKGLYRREPQFKDTMTIRSLSVKVIDDVQDDVLLEVCQTFGLDFDYAKDLLNSKIYANATRLLIIRDLKQSEKIIACSLFHWLRSSMIYFEFESGTLSDYIRDQSVGRIVVVDALLVDPDSSMKNPEQVILTETLAYCIAKDYSYAIYRDIFNSNDPNIIKLLALQGFESVVDEDDNEVHVVNMSSPISLSLDGKSMIKAPYRNAKGVSRAIVNARERLQRALCDFYPGNLVLSFDRMMIYEHLIKKICDSNGVSTVPTNPRELGDSICVTYGDIFKRWTLPNTVTKAFHTERYYNPEVTNYKVMAYPHYLDLDIQSRTIKSYNRPVILVDDLMDKGYRFKAIWKYLKDHDVELKQLTVAILSGRGKAWLEMNDIPVESAYFIPRLKLWFNESILYPYLGGDTLWRGKLSDSNLLPSINLILPFVYPRYIKDVNQEKIANFSMVCLQNAYEIMEALEKEYLRCHERNLTLSNLSEVMLSPRFPDKGNQVAYHMNAKPTEFIKNDIELMNRIVKQYQNQEVKK; this is translated from the coding sequence ATGTATAAAGAAAAGGCTAAAGTATTATATCATGACTTATTGGCAATCGCCGGTGAAATTGAATTTATCAGACGGCATCATATGAATAAGGAACTGGTGGACTATCATCTGCACAAGACAGCCTTCAAAGATGCGATCTCATCACTGGTGAAAGATAGGGACTTTTCTGCGAAAAGACTCTTGTCAATCGTCGAGGAGCTCTTGGTCGGTCTTTCCAAAGGGAAAAAACCGGATGATTGGATGCTCTATATCTACAGTCATACCTTAAACAAGAACTTTGCCGAAGCGGTTCAAATTGAGTTCGACCTGGACTTTGATGGAGCATGTGAACTTTTTATCGCCCTATTCAAATGTGTCAATGAACTTCAAAAAAAATTGGACGACGGCTCTTTTCAGAGTGCGTATCCTTTTGAGCTCTTAAGCGGGCATGAGATAGATGAACTGGAATCCCCAGAAGAGTACAGACGATTTGTCCATCTGTTCGAGAAGAACGCCATCTATGAAATGATGAAACTCAATTATGAAATCATGGGCTACACGACGCTCGATCATATTTGCGGTGTCCACTATCTAGCGCTACGAATCGCCAGACAGCTGAAATCAGCCGGGATATCCATTGACTTGGGGCGAGTTTCGGGCGCAGCGGCAGGGCATGACATAGGAAAATACGGATGTAAACCAGAGGAAGGAAGAAGGGTAGCCTATCTTCATTATTTCTATACCGGTGAATGGTTTGACAATAGGAAAATGCCCTATATCAGAAACGTCGCCGTAAACCATTCGACGTGGGATCTCGAGCTTGAGAATTTGAGCGTGGAATCCCTAGTGCTTATCTATAGTGATTTTTGCGTAAAGGCACCTGAAGAGGCGCATCCTTTCAGCATGAAATTCTATTCTTTGAAGGAATCGTTCAAAGTCATCCTCAACAAACTTGACAATGTCGATGAGGCAAAGGAAAAGCGATATAAGAAGGTTTATGCGAAGCTAAGGGATTTTGAATACTATATGCTTGACCTGGGGGTACAGCTTAACATCGCTGGAAAGATGCCCACGGATCTTGGAGAGATAAAACCTAGAAAAATGTATGCCCTCATGTATGGGGCGGACATCACCAAACGGTTTAAGGAACTCGCCATCGAGCACAATATCGGCATGATGAACCTATTTAGGGACGAAGCGTCCATGAATGCGATTTTAGAGCATGCGAGAAGTGAGGAGGACCTCTATAAGCTAAGAGGTTATCTTTCTATGCTCAGCGAGTACTACATGTACTTGACTCAAAAGCAAAAAAGTACGGTACTGGGATTCCTCTTTGAAAGGTTGACACACCCTGAAGAAGATATAAGACAGGAATGTGCCGAGATGATGGGTGAGATCATCGCATCCTACGATGAGAAACACCGAAAAGAACTTCCTGAGGATGTAGATCTTTCCCTGTTCAAACAGGAAAGCATCCTCCTGCTTGGAGAGTATTTTACCAAGTTTCTAGAGGCGGATGTGGCCACAACACCAAAACATAGGGGTTGGATAGGCAACGCGCTCGGGTATTTTGTAGAATCACTTCTGGTAAATGCTGATAAGAGCAATGTGATCAACTACACCAAAGTCGTGCTTGATTATTTTGAAAAATACAGAAAAGATGAGGAGCTCCATCCTTATCTATTAAAAGTGCTCAAGTATCTTCCAATTGACAGATGCAAGGATTCGATGCAGCTTTACGTGATGACGCTCATTTACAAGATGGCGCTTCAAAACAGCATAAAAACCAGGCTTGAAGCGCTTGACGCCTTAAGAAGGATCATTCGGTTCATCAATCCTTCAATCATTGCCAAAATGAACTATAACGCACTTTTCGACCAGACAGACACAAGCTATCCTGCGGTGCTGGAATTTATGAAGTCGGAGATCATGGCGACGCTGACAGGTTCGAATGTTGACAATGTGCCATGTGTTGACGATGACCCGGCCCATCTGTATCTTAGCAATCTTAAAACCGCAACTCCATCTGTCGTGAAAAGGCTGCAGATCGACATGCTTGTAAAGCTTGTCAAGCAGGGGCGGATCGACGCATTCTATACAGCACTCCATTTTTCCAATCTATTGAAGGTCAGTGCCTATCAGGAGGTCAGACAGAGCGCCGGAAACGCGTTGGTCAGAATCTTCGATAAGATCAGCATCGAGCAGAAAAACGATATAGTGGTGGAGCTTCTGCGTGCGCTTGAGATCGAAGGCTACCAGTTTACAAAGTTCATTCCTATCTATCTGGGGAAACTGCTCAACCGCCTTAGCGATGTCGAGCATGATGAGATCATCAATGATTTCATCGAAAAGATGAAGGTGGCCAATCCTCAGACCTGCACGCTGGTATTGGATACGGCCAGTGTAGGCCTTGTGGATCAGTTTAAGCGTTCACGCGAAACAGGAGGCATCGATGACAGGTCGATCAAAAAACTTTTTTCTGTTTTGTTCAACGGTCTTGTGCATTATGAACAGCAAGTCTCGCAAAGTGCCTTCAACGTGATCGGCTCCACCTTGTTCGGATCGACAATTCTTACGATTGAGGAGAAAAGCAGATTATATGGCATCGTCGCAAAAAAAATACTGACAATCATCACAAATGTGGAAGATGAGACCGACCTCATGTTTATGAGTAACGCATCGGCCCTAAACCATATGTATCGTTTTATTTCAGACTACATGCATGAGTTCGGTGTGCTTGAAATCAACTCACCAAATAAAGTGGCATTCTTCCCAGGTGCTTTCGATCCCTTCTCGCTGGCGCATAAGGCAAGTGCATGTAAAATAAGGAATCTTGGATTTGAAGTCTATTTGGCTGTAGATGAGTTTAGCTGGTCCAAACGGACCCAACCCAACATGATTAGACGAAACATTACCAAAATGTCGATTGCAGACGAACTTGACATCTACACATTCCCACGAAATTTTGTCGTGAATATCGGTAATCCGGTCGATCTTTTAGAGCTTAAGGAAGTGTTTGAGCCAAGGGATGTCCACCTCGTGATGGGGTCCGATGTGCTAACCCACGCTTCGGCCTATAAGAACGAAGAGGTCAGGGAAGTGCTGCTGACGCTCTCGCATATTATTTTTGAACGCGCCCAGGGCATGGGTAACGTAAAGGACGAAGTCAGGCTTGAAGAAGTAATCAAGAATATCAAAGGCGATGTGATCAGGATGAGCCTTGATAGGGACATTGAAAACATCAGCTCGACGCAAATCAGAACCTTTGTCGATCAAAACAGGGATATTTCGGATTTGACAGAGTCACTCGTGCAAAAATATATCTATGACAAGGGTCTTTATAGGAGAGAACCGCAGTTTAAAGACACCATGACCATCAGATCCCTAAGCGTGAAGGTCATAGACGATGTTCAGGATGATGTGCTCCTAGAGGTTTGTCAGACCTTTGGACTCGATTTTGACTATGCGAAGGATCTTCTTAATTCAAAGATCTATGCCAATGCGACGAGACTTCTCATTATCAGGGATCTGAAGCAATCAGAAAAGATTATCGCTTGCTCGCTGTTCCACTGGTTGCGTAGCAGTATGATCTACTTTGAATTTGAGTCAGGAACCTTAAGCGATTACATACGGGACCAATCGGTCGGACGAATTGTTGTTGTTGACGCGCTGCTTGTCGATCCCGATTCATCGATGAAAAATCCAGAACAGGTCATTCTTACTGAGACCTTAGCCTATTGTATCGCAAAGGATTACAGTTATGCGATCTATAGGGATATCTTTAACTCAAATGATCCCAATATCATAAAATTACTTGCCCTACAGGGATTCGAATCGGTAGTGGACGAGGACGACAACGAAGTTCATGTTGTCAACATGAGTTCGCCTATCTCCTTAAGTCTAGATGGGAAATCCATGATCAAAGCACCTTACAGGAATGCCAAAGGTGTTTCACGAGCGATCGTGAACGCCAGGGAAAGGTTGCAAAGAGCCCTGTGCGACTTCTACCCCGGGAATCTTGTCTTATCCTTTGACCGTATGATGATCTACGAGCATCTGATCAAGAAGATATGTGATTCCAACGGAGTTTCGACAGTCCCGACAAATCCAAGGGAGCTCGGAGATTCGATCTGTGTGACCTATGGCGATATCTTCAAACGGTGGACGCTTCCCAATACGGTGACCAAGGCCTTTCACACGGAGCGTTACTATAATCCGGAAGTCACTAATTACAAAGTGATGGCCTATCCGCATTATCTGGATCTGGATATTCAGTCAAGAACCATCAAATCCTACAATAGACCGGTGATACTTGTCGATGACCTGATGGACAAAGGATACAGGTTTAAGGCTATATGGAAATACCTTAAGGACCATGATGTGGAACTAAAGCAGCTGACGGTTGCGATTCTTTCAGGACGTGGAAAGGCTTGGCTTGAAATGAACGACATACCTGTCGAATCGGCATACTTTATCCCAAGACTTAAACTGTGGTTCAACGAGAGTATCCTCTATCCTTATTTGGGTGGTGACACCTTGTGGCGCGGCAAACTGTCCGATTCCAACCTGTTACCATCCATCAACTTGATTCTGCCATTTGTCTATCCTAGGTATATCAAAGATGTGAATCAAGAAAAAATCGCTAATTTCTCGATGGTATGCCTGCAAAATGCCTATGAGATCATGGAGGCGCTAGAGAAGGAATACCTAAGGTGCCATGAAAGAAATCTTACACTCTCGAACTTGTCAGAAGTGATGCTATCACCGAGATTTCCTGACAAAGGCAACCAGGTGGCATATCACATGAATGCAAAACCGACTGAGTTCATCAAAAACGATATCGAACTAATGAACCGAATTGTAAAACAGTATCAGAATCAGGAGGTTAAGAAGTGA
- a CDS encoding lactate dehydrogenase — MREKTYDGLIMTEKAYREAGVEPIFDRRGQKKAYFDSLASKEWFDGFKAPFRVTVLGLGDVGGTLAIALRTISPDVISEIGIYDLDDNRIKRYEFELNQIYDLGRKMVPVVKVADSDLFNTDIFIFTASKAVPEVGSAVSDVRMAQFEANAGIVRSVMTKAVKSGFKGLFCVVSDPVDLLCQVAKETAVAVSEGAFCPIQVKGFGLGVMYARARYYADKEQLNYFEEKGRVFGPHGKDLIVVNALDHDFNEATSLRLREKTIRANLAVRDTGYKPYIAPAISSAAFSIISLLEGRWHHSTIPFGSQYLGIKNRWTKRGVEIEEHEDNPMLRTWIENTLLQLENDYDTLPDL; from the coding sequence GTGAGAGAAAAAACTTATGATGGATTGATCATGACTGAGAAAGCATATAGGGAAGCAGGTGTCGAACCGATTTTCGACCGTAGGGGTCAAAAAAAAGCATATTTTGACAGCTTAGCCTCCAAGGAGTGGTTTGACGGCTTTAAAGCTCCCTTCAGAGTCACCGTTTTGGGTTTGGGAGATGTGGGTGGAACGCTTGCTATCGCACTACGCACCATCAGCCCCGACGTTATTTCTGAAATTGGCATTTACGACCTGGACGATAACAGGATCAAGAGATATGAATTTGAACTGAATCAGATATACGATTTGGGGAGGAAGATGGTTCCTGTAGTGAAGGTGGCGGACTCCGATCTTTTTAACACGGACATCTTCATATTCACTGCCTCTAAAGCGGTGCCGGAGGTGGGAAGCGCAGTATCAGATGTTCGAATGGCTCAATTTGAAGCTAATGCTGGGATCGTTAGATCTGTGATGACAAAGGCTGTCAAAAGCGGATTTAAAGGACTGTTCTGTGTGGTCTCCGACCCTGTAGACCTCTTGTGTCAAGTTGCAAAAGAGACAGCGGTTGCGGTTTCAGAAGGTGCGTTCTGTCCGATTCAAGTCAAGGGATTCGGCTTGGGTGTCATGTACGCTCGTGCGAGATACTATGCTGACAAAGAGCAACTGAACTACTTTGAAGAGAAAGGACGCGTGTTCGGACCTCATGGAAAAGATCTGATCGTGGTCAACGCGCTAGATCATGATTTTAACGAAGCAACTTCTCTTAGGCTTAGGGAAAAGACGATACGGGCTAATCTTGCAGTCCGTGATACGGGGTATAAACCCTATATCGCTCCTGCGATCTCCTCTGCCGCATTTTCAATCATATCCCTTTTAGAAGGAAGATGGCATCATTCGACCATTCCTTTTGGAAGCCAGTACTTGGGAATTAAAAACAGATGGACCAAGCGTGGTGTCGAGATTGAAGAGCATGAAGACAATCCTATGCTGAGAACATGGATAGAAAATACGCTGTTACAGTTGGAGAATGATTATGACACGTTACCTGATTTGTAA
- a CDS encoding flavodoxin family protein encodes MTRYLICNRTSSDSLTLMIEALCSYSDYRIIHSLKEIDFEQGDLIVFAADMNWMGDDPFITRSVFEAFESIGLSGMQGAILIASENEYFTKRYAQNLIFLLNQKGMTFCGHCLVESVRQFENFKTWQKNYSLPLEEVCRLRIKEMHEHLNKKQTTGRKKILVLHASQQETSNTLMLWEMVDRHLSAFERKVMHIENGNIVDCKGCDFTTCMHYSKANSCFYGGQVTNEILPAIEWADIIVWVCPNYNDAVSAMHSALINRLTVLYRRISFFEKQIYGLIVSGNSGSDSVACQLIGALTINKGFELPPYSMLTAIANDPGSILEVEGIESKARDFAMNIIRNA; translated from the coding sequence ATGACACGTTACCTGATTTGTAATAGGACAAGTAGTGATAGCTTGACGCTGATGATAGAAGCCTTATGCAGCTATTCAGACTATCGCATCATCCATTCCTTAAAGGAGATCGATTTCGAACAAGGCGATCTGATCGTATTCGCGGCAGACATGAATTGGATGGGGGATGACCCTTTTATCACCCGGTCCGTATTCGAGGCGTTTGAATCGATTGGATTGTCAGGTATGCAGGGTGCGATACTCATCGCCTCCGAAAACGAGTACTTTACCAAACGTTATGCTCAAAATTTAATTTTTCTCTTGAACCAAAAAGGGATGACATTCTGTGGACACTGCCTAGTGGAGTCTGTCAGGCAGTTTGAGAACTTCAAGACATGGCAGAAGAACTATTCGCTTCCACTCGAAGAAGTCTGCAGACTTCGGATTAAGGAAATGCATGAGCATTTGAATAAGAAACAGACGACAGGCCGTAAAAAGATTCTGGTGCTTCACGCGTCTCAGCAGGAAACAAGCAACACGCTGATGCTGTGGGAGATGGTTGACAGACATCTGAGTGCTTTTGAAAGAAAGGTCATGCATATTGAAAACGGAAATATCGTCGATTGCAAAGGGTGTGACTTTACCACCTGTATGCATTATTCAAAGGCAAATAGCTGTTTTTATGGAGGCCAAGTCACAAATGAGATACTTCCAGCCATAGAGTGGGCTGATATCATCGTATGGGTATGTCCAAACTACAATGATGCCGTGTCGGCGATGCATAGCGCACTGATCAATCGACTTACTGTCTTGTATCGGAGAATCAGCTTTTTCGAGAAACAAATCTACGGATTAATCGTTTCAGGTAATTCTGGAAGTGATTCTGTCGCATGCCAGCTTATCGGAGCGCTTACGATCAACAAGGGGTTTGAACTCCCTCCTTATTCAATGCTTACAGCGATAGCCAATGATCCGGGAAGCATCCTAGAAGTGGAAGGGATAGAGTCGAAGGCTAGGGACTTCGCCATGAATATTATCAGAAACGCATAA
- a CDS encoding metallophosphoesterase, protein MKVLQISDMHLGASLTGFPSTYKTRIRTNATEIINKIPMFMREHEIDGLIIPGDLFDNEKNAHRWIFLINKMFEQILSDSKFVVYASGNHDYWIGRNHFRGLGDYDKFVLFDSANPESSLFTHKGVQICAHGVGYEVRQPYEPIIGKMGLAVENCINLGVVHGVVSGKLPEGKAPYYPMSIRQIESLNYDYTALGHIHESMQVSDACAYSGCLTPSRLQDTGLKGGLVIDIGPGGVGIEQVPLGAVALYEIIVPVKASSFEEYMLRVYAIEEQQLLSDVMYHVIFEGDIGFIWESAYEALIMQSLEQYFGYPVLCKFNHRQRKNLQAFELPTEFTELCEKSYERVIEEIAHDRLNVNFLSSKESMIEKLTDSKESLLASLYELWKKGDGDET, encoded by the coding sequence ATGAAAGTATTACAAATCTCCGATATGCACTTAGGTGCCAGCCTTACCGGTTTTCCTTCGACTTATAAAACTCGGATAAGGACCAATGCTACAGAAATCATCAATAAGATACCTATGTTCATGCGTGAGCATGAAATCGACGGTCTGATCATTCCTGGCGATTTGTTCGACAACGAGAAAAATGCGCATCGGTGGATTTTTCTTATCAACAAGATGTTCGAGCAAATTCTCTCTGACTCGAAATTCGTCGTCTATGCAAGCGGAAACCATGATTATTGGATTGGTCGGAACCATTTTCGCGGGCTGGGTGACTATGATAAGTTTGTTCTATTTGACAGTGCTAATCCAGAATCAAGCCTATTCACCCATAAGGGAGTTCAAATCTGCGCTCATGGTGTAGGATATGAAGTAAGACAGCCTTATGAACCTATTATCGGTAAAATGGGACTTGCGGTCGAGAACTGTATCAACCTAGGTGTAGTTCACGGTGTGGTCAGCGGCAAGCTGCCAGAAGGGAAAGCCCCATACTATCCGATGAGCATCAGGCAAATTGAAAGTCTGAACTACGACTACACGGCTCTCGGGCATATCCATGAGTCGATGCAGGTGAGTGATGCATGCGCCTATTCAGGTTGCCTGACGCCTTCAAGGCTACAAGACACCGGTCTAAAGGGCGGTCTTGTCATCGACATAGGCCCCGGCGGAGTAGGTATCGAGCAGGTGCCCTTGGGAGCTGTAGCGCTTTATGAGATCATTGTGCCTGTAAAGGCGTCCTCTTTTGAAGAGTATATGCTAAGGGTCTATGCCATAGAGGAACAGCAACTTTTGTCAGACGTCATGTATCATGTGATTTTTGAAGGGGATATCGGATTTATATGGGAATCTGCCTATGAGGCTCTAATCATGCAATCCTTAGAGCAGTATTTCGGTTATCCTGTCTTGTGCAAGTTCAATCATAGGCAGCGAAAGAACCTACAAGCTTTTGAGTTGCCTACTGAGTTTACAGAGCTTTGCGAGAAGAGCTATGAAAGGGTCATAGAAGAGATCGCACACGACCGGTTGAACGTCAATTTTCTTTCGTCAAAGGAATCCATGATAGAAAAACTCACGGACTCAAAGGAATCCTTATTGGCCTCCTTGTACGAGCTTTGGAAAAAAGGAGACGGTGATGAAACTTGA